TATTTCCGTAATCTTAGACCTCACCATCATGTTTGATCATGCGCTAAATATTTGTTAACTCAAGTAGAATATGATGATTTAGGAAAATCATTATGCCACACATGCTTAGTTTACACTGATTAGTGCCGGAAGCCAGAGCAAATAACATTACTTGTAGAGTGATTGCTCTTATTGCTGCTTACAATCTTGTCTGCGTTTTCTCTCCAGATTCTTTGGCCAAATGGCGTATTCTTTACAAGAGTGAATGACAGTCAAGAGGTATCCGATGAGACCGACCCTAGTGAAAAAACTTTTCAAATGGCTGGCCAACTTGGTGGTATGAAGGTAGCTAAACCCAGTTCCTTTGAGCAGCAACTTGAGGCTTCACGTAGAGCTAGTGAAATCAAGAAGTTCCTTTTCCGTGAGTATCTTAGAGACCCCCTCCAGTTGACGTATTGAGTTAGTATAGTTTTAGCAGATATtaacattttggtttttgatcaGATGGCGCCCCAACAGCCTTAGTGAGCTTGGTAGGGCACAAGCAGTACAGGAGATGTGCGAGAGACATCTTCTATTTCACCCAGGTTAGGATTTCTCTGTCTCACAGTTAAAACTGGTATTATTTATGGTGTAAAAGGGTTTGATTAGGTTGTTGCATCATCATCCATCATTATGGTCTGACTAATACTTTACACTTTTTAATCGCAGTCAAACGTATGCATAAAGCAACTCACATTTGCAATACTGGAGCTGTTACTTCGATCAGTATTCCCCGAAATGCAAGATCTTCTGAGAGACATAAGGGAGAATCCGCACGGTCGGTCAGAGTAATAACACATGTTTATATGGAGGAGGTAGCTTATGATTGACTTGATCCAGTTTTATCTTTCTCTatgttaatttttgatttttttgttttttctaaatcTTGGTGATTTTTTGGGGGTTCTTAATATTCTTCCATGTGTATAAAAACAAGTGCTAGTATCAATCTGTGAGGGTTTTGAATACAACAGTGACAAAAGGGTTCTTGTATATAAAACCTCTTGACTCTTGTGTGCGGAAAATAGTCACTGAAATGTAGTTTTTGTTTGCACTCTTGGAGATATTACTTGTAGAGTTAGTTATTTGCTTCATCATTGTAACTCATTGGGAAGAAATGAAAGTTCAAAACCTAAATAGGAGCCTCAATTACATAGTACCTGTATTATTACACTTTTTATCTCTTAAAGCAGCCCACCACTCAGAGAATCTACAGCATTTGCGTAGAGGTTTGTAAGGNATTGTAACTCATTGGGAAGAAATGAAAGTTCAAAACCTAAATAGGAGCCCCAATTACATAGTACCTGTATTATtacactttttctctcttaaagCAGCCCACCACTCAGAGAATCTACAGCATTTGCGTAGAGGTTAGTAAGCGAGTACTGCCTCAGATTGTTTACTTCGTACCAAGTGTTCAATGACTCGAGGTTCTTGTCTGTTCCCGAAAATGCCACCTGAATTCCAATGTTGCAGTTAGCTTCACCTCCATTAGCCTTGCACTTTGATGTTGGAACAGCGCAATCTGTCCCATTCAGACACACGGACGAAGTTCCTCCTTTGCACATATCACATCCGAAGCTCTTCCAGAACAGATTTTGCAACACTCCCTTCTGAAATTCCATTACCTGCAATACATTTGCCAACTCTATTATTGTATGTTATCTTGCATGTTTGTTTCCTACGGGGTTTATCCATTACCAGTGTGAAAGCTGTGATTGTGTTGCTTCCATCTGCGACCTTCACAGGATAAGATCTCGCTGCGTACTTTGAGCCCGCAAATCCCACCATGTACCCTCCTGCTTTACTCTTCTCACAAGACATATCAAAAATAAGCTTTACTTCTTCAATCTTTGTGCATGATTGTGTCTCATTAAGATTACATATACAGAGAAAGACTTACCGGGTTAAACTTACTTGTGTCgatggagagaagagagatctcATCCACCTTAGGTCTAAAAAGCGCGAGCTGTGCCATTTTCGCAGCTAAACCGAGACGAGAATCGCAAGGGGAAAGCTGGACTTGGTCAAGGAAGAAAGCTTCTCTGCTAGAGATGGCAAGACCAATGGTGAAACCATCTCCTTTGCTTATTTGAGTGTCTGAACATGGACTGTACACCGCGTTGTTGTCCGATGCTCCAATCAAAACactcatcattatcatcatcatgatgatcatcatcatggtGGTTAAATTCACCATTCTCATCTAGTTTCTTAATAACCAAGAAATCCCTGTAAAcacaaattccaaaataaattaaaatatatttttagtttattataattagagCATAAACTCTATATTTAGAAATGACTAATTTGGGAGACAGAGATCCAATCTATATTAGGATAACTAATAATTCTAAGAAAGTTTAAGAATAAAccctatattaaaatatattttaatttattataattagaatggaattacaaaataaattaataatcatattatattaattattttaataaaagtgaagaaataaaacagaaaattattaatgaaaattatgattaaaaagtagaaaaaaaaattgaatatcttataatataataactcttTAGGTGACATGTTTTAGAATGAActttctttattatataagacaTACTAAGTTTCAGTTTTACCAAGAAATCCACATAGATAACAAAGAGTCAATATTTTTC
The Camelina sativa cultivar DH55 chromosome 15, Cs, whole genome shotgun sequence DNA segment above includes these coding regions:
- the LOC104747407 gene encoding uncharacterized protein LOC104747407, with the translated sequence MRMVNLTTMMMIIMMMIMMSVLIGASDNNAVYSPCSDTQISKGDGFTIGLAISSREAFFLDQVQLSPCDSRLGLAAKMAQLALFRPKVDEISLLSIDTSKFNPSKAGGYMVGFAGSKYAARSYPVKVADGSNTITAFTLVMEFQKGVLQNLFWKSFGCDMCKGGTSSVCLNGTDCAVPTSKCKANGGEANCNIGIQVAFSGTDKNLESLNTWYEVNNLRQYSLTNLYANAVDSLSGGLL